In Rhodamnia argentea isolate NSW1041297 chromosome 11, ASM2092103v1, whole genome shotgun sequence, one genomic interval encodes:
- the LOC115756283 gene encoding BTB/POZ domain-containing protein At3g50780, with translation MAEIRLARVEQGQTKIKSVPIAVTPEGFWCCPSPAVFQKSIKVQNSVNKPRPSSPPHKSNFQKRQIPVTEKRPTSTPLRSGVVSENQSAAADTPAVSAAVAPERTSRPKTDHLPRKVSIEFGEPGTSDMKVILLGKQGFCVKLSVHRNVLVENSSFFAKKLLEEEDALPCLQIDDCEDAEIYVETVGLMYCKDMKQRMIKQSVPRVLRILKVAEALGFNQCIHSCMQYLEAVPWVGEDEEEKVVSSILRLQGEGIGVTPILKRVSSNASAPSKDTLSQIMDMVLKSNEERGRREMKSIVLKLLRENNGSLPSCNDAIYNSCRSCLNALVSCFKQATEPESDDSTIAGKETLVKQIALESDNLTWLLEILADRQAADDFAIMWACQQELAIFHGKLPVMSRYHVSCITARLFVGIGRGQLLPSKETRQMLLKTWLQPLINDYSWLQHGCRSFDRKVVEEGIGRTILTLPLEDQQSILLSWLGSFLKAGDNCPNLQRAFEVWWRRTFVRPYVESQGNSLHIDSLIAPK, from the exons atggcTGAAATTCGACTTGCAAGGGTGGAACAAGGCCAGACAAAGATCAAAAGCGTTCCAATTGCTGTTACTCCAGAGGGTTTTTGGTGCTGTCCCTCTCCTGCAGTGTTTCAGAAGAGCatcaaagttcaaaactctGTAAACAAGCCAAGACCATCCTCACCTCCACACAAgtctaatttccaaaaaagaCAAATCCCAGTGACTGAGAAAAGGCCGACATCGACCCCATTGAGGTCAGGAGTGGTTTCTGAGAACCAAAGTGCAGCGGCTGACACTCCTGCTGTTAGTGCAGCTGTAGCTCCCGAGAGAACTTCGAGACCGAAAACAGATCATTTGCCCAGGAAGGTGTCAATTGAGTTTGGTGAACCTGGGACTAGTGATATGAAGGTGATTTTGCTAGGGAAGCAGGGATTTTGTGTGAAGTTAAGTGTCCACCGGAATGTTCTAGTTGAGAATAGCAGTTTCTTCGCCAAGAAGCTTCTGGAAGAAGAGGATGCCTTGCCCTGTTTACAAATTGATGATTGCGAGGATGCTGAGATATATGTTGAAACTGTCGGACTAATGTATTGCAAAGATATGAAGCAGAGGATGATCAAGCAAAGTGTTCCCCGAGTTCTACGCATACTTAAG GTCGCAGAAGCACTCGGCTTCAACCAATGCATACACTCATGCATGCAATATTTGGAAGCTGTTCCTTGGGTTggcgaagatgaagaagagaaagtaGTCTCGTCCATCTTGCGCCTCCAGGGTGAAGGCATTGGTGTCACTCCCATACTGAAGAGAGTCTCTTCTAATGCCTCCGCTCCATCGAAAGACACACTCTCTCAAATAATGGACATGGTTCTCAAGAGTAATGAGGAAAGAGGTCGACGCGAGATGAAATCCATCGTGCTGAAGCTCCTCAGGGAGAACAACGGTAGTCTTCCCAGTTGTAATGATGCCATCTATAACTCGTGCAGGAGCTGTTTGAATGCGTTAGTCTCTTGTTTTAAGCAAGCCACTGAACCGGAATCAGATGATAGCACTATCGCTGGCAAAGAAACATTGGTGAAGCAGATAGCCTTGGAGTCTGATAACCTCACTTGGCTGCTGGAGATTTTAGCTGACAGACAAGCGGCGGATGACTTCGCCATCATGTGGGCCTGCCAACAAGAACTGGCGATCTTTCACGGGAAACTTCCTGTAATGTCACGCTACCACGTGAGTTGCATCACAGCACGGCTCTTTGTTGGGATTGGAAGAGGGCAGTTGTTGCCGTCCAAGGAGACACGCCAGATGTTGTTGAAGACCTGGTTGCAGCCATTGATCAACGATTACAGCTGGTTGCAACACGGGTGTAGGTCCTTCGATCGTAAGGTTGTGGAAGAAGGGATCGGTAGGACAATATTGACCCTACCGTTGGAGGACCAGCAGAGCATTCTGCTTTCATGGTTGGGCAGCTTCTTGAAGGCTGGCGATAACTGCCCGAATCTTCAGAGGGCATTTGAGGTCTGGTGGCGACGTACGTTCGTTAGGCCGTATGTGGAATCACAGGGGAATTCTCTCCACATAGATAGCTTGATAGCTCCGAAATaa
- the LOC115756281 gene encoding BEL1-like homeodomain protein 4: protein MGIATPPLLPISSHTKAHHHHSIAISNPAKSMSQDYHHPSIFAFPNNGFERPDVAAASAATDQEQQHHVAQQICRDKLRVQGFNPPPPPQLVGMEEEPGGLPAYETAGMLSEMFNFPPGGAAAAELLEQPMASGYRGARPSLPTGEWYGSKNPGVYSRGESNMSQQHHHAHHHHQQQQQNQISNMNAESAAAMQLFLMNPQARSPSPPTPHHHHHHPPPTSSSTLQMLLPNPSPPPSLQGFHVSGSGSATPNYGAGMIPPAQFTWVPDGSSATAAQLNNPSEISGAAVVEGQGLSLSLSSSLQHLEAAKAEELRIGDSGLLFFNQTGGGGSANSSASASAVAASVQYQNQFKNLGVHNLQSHHHQVHVGYGSSPSSSSLGVVNVLRNSRYLKAAQELLEEFCSVGRGQFKKGKFGRNTSSSNPSSNPSNNNTGSAGAVGGGASSSSSKDIPPLSAADRMEHQRRKVKLLSMLDEVERRYNHYCEQMQMVVNMFDLVMGYGAAVPYTALAQKAMSRHFRCLRDAIAAQLKHSCDLLGEKDGAGGSGITKGETPRLKLLDQSLRQQRAFHQMGMMEQEAWRPQRGLPERSVNILRAWLFEHFLHPYPSDADKHLLARQTGLSRNQVSNWFINARVRLWKPMVEEMYQQEAKDEDEDDDDHQAERSESSRNNNLSASGHAQTPTPSSIAPPPINNNTNNSSSSNNASAAPMRRSEINAPESDPSLTPTINIHAFPETQATTTTLLQATTAMISSAVQAAGPAHMMDDPCRRPPGGIGADIGSALIRFGTAAAASGDVSLTLGLRHAGNAPEKSSFSVTDLGGY, encoded by the exons ATGGGCATAGCAACACCACCGCTCCTACCGATCTCCTCCCACACCAAGGCTCACCACCATCACTCAATCGCAATCTCCAACCCCGCCAAGTCTATGTCCCAAGACTATCACCACCCCAGCATCTTCGCCTTCCCGAATAACGGCTTCGAGCGACCCGATGTTGCCGCTGCCTCCGCTGCCACAGACCAAGAGCAGCAGCACCATGTAGCCCAGCAGATCTGCCGCGACAAGCTTCGAGTGCAAGGCTTCAACCCGCCTCCTCCACCACAACTGGTTGGCATGGAGGAGGAACCAGGTGGGCTGCCTGCGTACGAGACTGCCGGGATGCTATCCGAGATGTTCAATTTCCCTCCCGGCGGCGCAGCAGCAGCCGAATTGCTGGAGCAGCCGATGGCGTCAGGCTATCGGGGGGCCCGGCCATCGCTGCCGACCGGTGAGTGGTACGGCTCGAAAAACCCAGGCGTATATAGCCGAGGAGAGAGCAATATGTCACAGCAACATCACCATgctcaccatcatcatcagcaacagcagcagaatCAGATTTCGAACATGAATGCGGAATCAGCAGCAGCCATGCAGCTTTTCCTCATGAACCCGCAAGCGAGGTCGCCATCGCCTCCCACTCCtcatcaccaccatcatcatccacCACCAACCTCCTCTTCAACCCTCCAGATGCTCCTCCCAAACCCATCTCCCCCGCCTTCCCTCCAAGGGTTCCATGTGTCCGGCTCAGGCAGTGCCACCCCCAATTACGGGGCTGGCATGATCCCCCCGGCTCAATTCACTTGGGTCCCTGATGGCAGCAGCGCAACCGCAGCCCAGCTCAACAACCCTAGCGAGATCTCTGGGGCGGCGGTCGTGGAGGGCCAAGGCCTATCGCTGTCGCTATCGTCATCACTGCAGCACTTGGAGGCTGCCAAGGCCGAGGAGCTGCGGATTGGAGACAGTGGCTTGCTGTTCTTCAATCAAACCGGAGGAGGCGGGTCAGCTAATTCTTCAGCTTCAGCTTCTGCTGTCGCTGCCTCTGTTCAGTACCAAAATCAATTCAAGAACTTGGGAGTGCATAACTTGCAAAGCCACCACCACCAAGTCCATGTCGGCTATGGGTCATCTCCGTCTTCTTCGTCCCTCGGGGTTGTCAACGTGCTGAGGAATTCGAGGTACCTCAAGGCCGCTCAGGAGCTGCTGGAGGAGTTTTGCAGTGTGGGAAGAGGCCAGTTCAAGAAGGGCAAGTTTGGGAGGAACACAAGCTCATCAAACCCTAGCTCAAACCCAAGCAATAACAACACTGGTAGCGCCGGTGCCGTAGGTGGAGGCGCTTCTTCGTCGTCATCGAAAGACATCCCTCCTTTATCGGCTGCTGATAGAATGGAGCACCAGAGGAGGAAGGTCAAACTTCTATCGATGCTTGACGAG GTGGAGAGAAGATACAACCACTACTGCGAGCAGATGCAGATGGTGGTGAACATGTTCGACCTCGTGATGGGCTACGGGGCCGCAGTCCCCTACACCGCCCTGGCGCAGAAGGCCATGTCGCGGCACTTCCGGTGCCTGAGGGACGCGATCGCCGCCCAGCTGAAGCACAGCTGCGATCTGCTGGGTGAGAAGGATGGCGCAGGCGGCTCCGGCATAACCAAGGGCGAGACACCGCGGCTCAAGCTGCTCGACCAGAGTCTGAGGCAGCAGAGGGCATTTCACCAGATGGGGATGATGGAGCAAGAGGCCTGGCGGCCGCAACGGGGCCTGCCGGAGCGGTCTGTCAACATACTGCGCGCCTGGCTCTTCGAGCATTTCTTGCATCC GTACCCAAGTGACGCTGATAAGCATCTGTTGGCTCGACAGACTGGTCTCTCCAGAAACCAG GTCTCGAACTGGTTCATTAATGCCAGGGTCCGGTTGTGGAAACCCATGGTGGAGGAGATGTACCAGCAAGAGGccaaagatgaagatgaggacgATGATGATCACCAAGCAGAGCGATCGGAGAGCTCTAGGAACAACAACCTCAGCGCTAGCGGCCATGCACAAACACCAACGCCTTCCTCCATCGCACCACCGCCCATTAATAACAACAccaacaacagcagcagcagcaacaacgcATCAGCAGCGCCAATGAGAAGATCCGAAATCAATGCCCCTGAAAGCGACCCTTCACTTACACCCACCATCAATATACACGCCTTCCCGGAGACCcaggccaccaccaccaccctcctCCAGGCCACCACCGCCATGATCTCCTCCGCCGTCCAGGCGGCAGGGCCGGCACACATGATGGATGACCCGTGCCGCCGCCCCCCCGGCGGCATCGGTGCAGACATCGGGTCCGCGCTCATCCGGTTCGGGACCGCCGCGGCGGCCTCAGGCGACGTGTCCCTCACCCTAGGGCTCCGCCACGCCGGGAACGCGCCAGAGAAGAGCTCTTTCTCAGTCACCGATTTGGGCGGCTACTGA